GTTTCGTTTCCCTTACTCGTTTGTGGTCTGCGCCTGAAGTCCTCGACCGGCGCGCCACGGAACCATCGCCATGGCCTCCGATTTCCGATTGAAAGAGCAGCTTCCCGACCTGACCGAGCGGATCGTCGACACCTACAGCAGCGACGACAAGATCCACCACCTGGGCCATTGCCCCTTGCCCAACTACGACGTCGTGCGCGACGTGATCGAGGATCTCAAAGAGATCCTCTATCCCGGCTATCGCCGCCGCGAAGGACTGCACATCGGCAACGTGCTCTACCACGTGGGAGAGCTCGTCGACCGGCTGCACGACAAGCTCACGCAACAGATCGGGCGTGCGCTGCGGCACGATGCCGGAGCCGCGGGCGATTGCCTGCACGCCACCGATTTCGAGGCCCTGGGTCAGCAGAAGACGCTGGCCTTTCTCGGCATGATCCCCGACTTGCGCCGGATGCTGGCCATGGACGTGCAGGCCGCCTACGACGGCGACCCCGCCTGCCGCACGCTGGACGAGGTGATCTTCTGCTATCCGGGGCTCGAGGCGATCACGATCTACCGCCTGGCCCACGCACTCTACACGCTCGAGGTGCCCCTCATCCCGCGCATGATGACCGAATGGGCCCATTCAGAGACCGGCATCGACATTCACCCCGGCGCCACGATCGGCGATCACTTCTTCATCGATCACGGCACGGGCGTCGTCATCGGCCAGACCTGCGAGATCGGCAACCACGTGAAGCTCTATCAGGGTGTCACGCTCGGCGCGATCAGCTTCCCAACCGACGGCGAAGGCAATATCATTCGCGAGGTGAAACGCCACCCCACGATCGAGGATCGCGTGGTGATCTACGCGAATGCCACGGTCCTGGGGGGGCGCACGGTGATCGGCCACGACTCGGTCATCGGCTCGAGCGTCTGGATCACGCGCAGCGTCAAGCCGCACATGACCGTGGTGCTCGAAAACCCACAATTGAAGATGCGCTCCGGCGATCCGGAAGAACTGATCTCGGACTTGAACTACCAGATCTAAACGGGCAGCGATGCGCCCTACCGTGTTGGGACCGATCTTCGGCGCCGAGATGACCACCGGCGCTCGGCGGCTGCGCTTTTTTCTTACCCGGGCGACCTACGGCCTTCTGCTGTTCCTGATCCTCTGGACGAATTACTCCTTCCTGGGCCTCGATCGCCAGGGCTACAACACGTCGAGCCTGTCGATCAACCAGGTCGCGCAGTTTTCGGGGCAATTCTTCTTTTTCTTCACGTTTCTACAGCTCTGGGCGCTCATGCTCGTCAGCCCGGCGGCGCTGGGTAGCCTCATTGCCCGGGAACGCGAACGTCGCACGATCGAGTACCTGTTCGCCACCGATCTCACGAATCGCGAGATCGTGCTCGGCAAGTTCGCGGCGGGCTGGTGCTACGTCGCTTCGCTGCTTATCACGGGGTTGCCGGTCCTGGCGCTCGTGATGATGATGGGGGGCATTGCCCCCGCCGAGCTGCTGGCCGTGTTCAGCGTGACCATCAGCACTTCGGTCTTTGTGGCGGCGCTGGCCATCCTCGTCTCGGTACGCACGCGCCGCGCGCGGGACGGCATCACGCAGACCTACCTGCTGATGCTCTTCGTGTTCGTGGGACCGTTTCTCGTCTCGATGCTGCTGCTGGAACCGCTGCGCTCGAGCTACGAGGGGCCGCTGCCCGATGGCGCGGCCTACGTGCTCGACTGGCTCACGGCGATCAACCCCATCCTCGTCCTGGGGCGTTCCGCGATAGGCTCGGGGGGGAGCTTCTTCTCCCGTCGCCACGAAGTCGTCGAGCTGATCCTGGGACAATCGGTCGGTTCGGTGTTGGTGTTGGCATTAGCCGTCTGGAGCGTGCGCCGCGCGCACTTGCACACGGCCAGCGTCGGCGTGGCGCGGACCACCGGCCGCTGGCGGCTCCCCTCCTGGCGACCCCAGGTCGGACAGCGAGCCATGCTCTGGAAAGAGGTGTTCATCGAGCGAGTCTCCGGCCGGCGGGGCATGATCGCACGCACGGCGATCGTCATTCTGACGCTGGCGGCGCTCGCCCTGACCGGCTTCCTGGTGATCGGCGGACTCGAAAGCAGATTCCAACGCGACGTGATGGACGACCAATGGGCCGCCATGAATGTCGCCCTGGGGACGGTGATCGCCTGTGGCCTGTTGTTGGTCGTGGCCGTGAGGGCCTCGACGTCGATCGCTACCGAACGCGACCGCGATACCTGGATCTCGCTGATCTGTTCGCCGCTGTCCGCCTCCGAGATCCTCTGGGCCAAGCTGGCCGGCGCGCTGTTTGCCGTTCGCTGGCTCTTGCTGCTCGTCGCGATCAACTGGTTCGCCACGCTCGTGCTGACCCCCATGTTCGCGCTTTCGCTGCCGTTCCTCGCCGGCACCTTGGCCATCCTGGCGTTTGCCGTGGCGGCGCTGGGGGTCTTCTTCTCGCTCTGGTGCCAGAATGCGACCCGAGCCCTCATGTCGACGCTCGCCGTCGTCTTCACGCTCGGCGGGGGTTATTACCTTTGCTGCGGATGCGTCCTCTTGCCGGTGGCCCTGAGCATCAGCGGGAAAATGAGCGAGATGATGTTTATCGCCCTCTTGGCCCCGCTGATCCCTTTCCTGCTCGGATATCCCGGCCTGGTCGGCGTCACCGGCGCCGATGCCACCTCGGAGGCGGCCATCCCGATGGCCTACATGACGGGCAACGCGCTGTACCTCGCACTAGGCTGCATACTCTTCGCGTACAGCTACGTACAATTCGAGAAGCTGGCCGGTCGGATCTCGCTCAACACATCGAATCCGCCAGGACAGGGGACCGATCCCGTCACGCGTCTGTTGCGCGGCACGAACCCGCCCGGCGCCTGACAGACGCCACCAACAGCGTGCCCGACACGAGCAACGTCATCGCGCTCACGATGCCCCCCGCATAGAGCCACGTGGGTTGATATCGAAAAATCACCCGATGTTGGCCCGCCGGCAGCCAGACGCCGCGCAACACGCGATTCACGCGGACGATTTCTAGTGCTTCGCCCGTCGCGGCGTGCGTCGCCACCCACGCTGGATCGAACGCATCGGCCAGCACGACGAGCGATTCTCGATTGAGGCGGACCTCGATTTCGAGTTCATTCACGTCATCGCGTAGGACGGCGCCCTCCCCTAGCGGTGCGTCAGTTCGCGCTGCCTCGTGGTCGCTCGATGCCGCTTCACGCCGCGTCTGCCGTTCGACGACCGCCAGGTGCATGTCGGGCAAAGCCTGGGCCAATCTTGCGAGCACCTCGTCTGTACGCTGTCGAACAGCCGCCATGTTTCGTTCGTCGATGCCCGGCAGTTCGACCACCTCCTCGGCAACCCACACGCGTTCGCCTCTCGCTTGCCGCTGGATGAGCGTTGCGTCGCGAGTCGACTCCTCGGGGCGAATGATCCAGCCCGTGCCGGTGAGATCGAGCGCCGGCGTGGGAGATGCCGCCGCTCCTGAATCGTCCACCGCCCGTGCTTCGCGATGCAGATGGGGCACGAGCGACGCATCATCGAGTGACGACAAGGTGTCCACGACGGCCACCAGCCCGATCTCTGCATCCAGGTGGTAACGCGGCCAAAGCGTGTCGCGGTCCCAGGCCACCGACTGCTCGCCACGTTGCACGTCGGCCGTTTCCGCGAATCGCTTCGGCTGCCAGTAGGGTGCTCGGTACGCGCGATCGAGTTCTGCGTCCTCGAATCCGCTCGCGACTGGCTTCATCTTGGTGGCGATAGAAGAAGATACAGACTGCAAATCGCCCGGGGCCGTCAGCACGAGCCAGCGATTGGCCACTGCCACGTCGACGCCCGTCACCAGCAGCAGCACCCACGCCACGCGACGAACATTGATCGATGCGCGTCGCAGCAACAACCAGGCGATCGCCGCGACGATGGCCGATTGCAGAAAGCTACCTGCCAAATCGCGCCAGGCCCCCTCGACCTCGAGGGGACCGAAGAGGGAATCGGCCGGCGCCTGTTGCAACCACTGGCTCCACCAGGGGCGAACGACAATGGCCAATAATAATCCGACCAGGCTCGCCGATGCCAAGAGCGCGAACAGCCGCTTCGCGCGGCGCGATTCACCGCGCAGCACAGCATCGCAACCGAACGCAGCAAGCTGGCTCAATCCCAACGCTACCACGACAAGCCACTTCGCCGGGAAGCGAAACTGCGCGTAGCCGGGCAGCACGACGTTAAACAACCAATAGAGACCACCAAATCCGCCTCCCACCGGAAACGCCCCCTCTTGCTCGCCGTAGCTCATGCAAGACGCCTCGGCAGCCAACCAGCCCGGTCCATAGGCGCCAAGGCTGGCGACCAATCCCACGATGACGCACCACGACATCCAGCGCACCGGCAATGCCGCGCTGCGCAGGCGGAAGGCCGAGACCGCCAGCACGAGAGGTATCGCCCCCAGATAAAGGGTCGGTACCCAGATTCGTCCTTCCGCGGGAAGCGCCGTCATCCAGCGACGATGGATCGGAAACGACCGCCCCGAGAAATTCGGCCACGCTAATTCCGCCATGCGCCACGGCGACAAGCTGAACTGGTACGTGCCCGCATCGTGCGAGGAATTGCCCGCAGGCACGGCGCGCAAGCCGGCGCTCCAATCGGCGCGTTCCTCGGATCCACCATCGCGCGGCACGACGAAACTCGCCAGCTCCCACAGGCTGCGCGGACTCTCGAACGCCGCACGTTCGCTCCGCCGCGACAATTCCGCCGTCGGCAGGATCTGCACCGCGGCAAGCAGCAACATCCCCAGGGCGATCGCCAGCCAGCGCAGCGTCAGCTTGGGGAGCGACTGCCGCACCACTTCTGCCTCGACTGCACGGACGCCGGCTCGCCACTGCAGGACGACATACAGCCCGATCAGCAGCAGCGCGTGATAGGCTGTCTGCGGATCGCCACTCAGAATCATCAGCGCTAGCGCAGCGCTACAGGCGAACAACCCGCGACGGCAATCGTGCGAGATCGCTCGATCGGCGGCAGCCATCGCCGCGGGCAACCACGCGGCGCTCACCAGGTAGATCACGTTGCAGTGCTGAAACAGCACACAACCGCCAAAGGCATACGAGATCGCCGCCAGCCCTGCCGCCGGCAGCGAGCAACGCCAGTGTCGCGCCAACACGAACGACATCGCCGCCGCCAGCAACACGTGCAAAACGACGTAGGCTCGGAAGGCCGTCTCGTAACCGATCGGCAGGCGAAACAGCAACTTGCCGGGATAAAAGGCCGCGGCGATCGGATTCGCGGCCAGCGGTGTCCCGCAATTCTCGTGAGGATTCCACAGCGGAATTCGCCCCGCCGACCACTGCGCCTCGACGAAACGGTAGAGCGGTTGATACAGGTAAGCGGTATCGCGATAC
This portion of the Pirellulales bacterium genome encodes:
- a CDS encoding serine acetyltransferase produces the protein MASDFRLKEQLPDLTERIVDTYSSDDKIHHLGHCPLPNYDVVRDVIEDLKEILYPGYRRREGLHIGNVLYHVGELVDRLHDKLTQQIGRALRHDAGAAGDCLHATDFEALGQQKTLAFLGMIPDLRRMLAMDVQAAYDGDPACRTLDEVIFCYPGLEAITIYRLAHALYTLEVPLIPRMMTEWAHSETGIDIHPGATIGDHFFIDHGTGVVIGQTCEIGNHVKLYQGVTLGAISFPTDGEGNIIREVKRHPTIEDRVVIYANATVLGGRTVIGHDSVIGSSVWITRSVKPHMTVVLENPQLKMRSGDPEELISDLNYQI
- a CDS encoding ABC transporter permease codes for the protein MLGPIFGAEMTTGARRLRFFLTRATYGLLLFLILWTNYSFLGLDRQGYNTSSLSINQVAQFSGQFFFFFTFLQLWALMLVSPAALGSLIARERERRTIEYLFATDLTNREIVLGKFAAGWCYVASLLITGLPVLALVMMMGGIAPAELLAVFSVTISTSVFVAALAILVSVRTRRARDGITQTYLLMLFVFVGPFLVSMLLLEPLRSSYEGPLPDGAAYVLDWLTAINPILVLGRSAIGSGGSFFSRRHEVVELILGQSVGSVLVLALAVWSVRRAHLHTASVGVARTTGRWRLPSWRPQVGQRAMLWKEVFIERVSGRRGMIARTAIVILTLAALALTGFLVIGGLESRFQRDVMDDQWAAMNVALGTVIACGLLLVVAVRASTSIATERDRDTWISLICSPLSASEILWAKLAGALFAVRWLLLLVAINWFATLVLTPMFALSLPFLAGTLAILAFAVAALGVFFSLWCQNATRALMSTLAVVFTLGGGYYLCCGCVLLPVALSISGKMSEMMFIALLAPLIPFLLGYPGLVGVTGADATSEAAIPMAYMTGNALYLALGCILFAYSYVQFEKLAGRISLNTSNPPGQGTDPVTRLLRGTNPPGA